A genomic window from Oceanobacillus timonensis includes:
- the xsc gene encoding sulfoacetaldehyde acetyltransferase, whose translation MINQQTKEKEAVNQKMKMTPSEAIVETLVAEEVKEVYGIVGSAFMDMLDLFSTAGIRFVPVRHEQSAGHMADAYTRVSGKASVIIGQNGPGITNMVTSVAAANQSHTPMVVISPSAGTPTIGWDGFQEADQVSIFEDITKETVRVTHKSRVADCLRTAFRIAYAERGPVLYDIPRDLFYGELEDQILEPYQYRMDVRGPADLGSIERAVTLLKEAKYPVIISGRGVVDADGMDSVRQIAEHLTAPVAMSYMHNDAFPADHPLSVGPIGYMGSKAAMHTLKKADVVLAIGTRLSYFGTLPCYDIDYFPKNAKIIQVDINPRQIGRKHPVEVGLIGDAKATADEMYNQLQAALPSSEKKLDRLAELKSEKEKWEEELVDLAMGDGNPINPRRALLELTKALPENTIISSDIGNVSSTANAYLKFNQTRRHIAALTFGNTGFAYPAALGAQLAEPHSPVVAIIGDGAWGMSLHEVSTAVEQQIPVIACVFNNKAWAAEKKNQVDYYDNRFIGSDIEAPEFAEVATSMGALGYTIDNPEDIAPIVKEALEQRKPAVLNIYVDGTQLAPPFRRDALKMPKRFLDKYKHLDYDVWGK comes from the coding sequence ATGATAAATCAACAAACAAAAGAAAAAGAAGCAGTAAATCAAAAGATGAAAATGACACCAAGTGAAGCAATTGTAGAAACATTAGTCGCGGAAGAGGTTAAGGAAGTATATGGTATTGTTGGTTCTGCATTTATGGATATGCTTGATTTATTTTCAACTGCAGGGATTCGATTCGTACCAGTACGTCATGAACAAAGTGCGGGGCATATGGCTGATGCATATACACGTGTATCTGGAAAAGCGAGCGTTATCATTGGCCAAAATGGGCCGGGTATTACCAATATGGTAACTTCGGTTGCTGCAGCGAACCAATCTCATACGCCAATGGTTGTGATATCACCCTCAGCTGGGACGCCTACGATTGGATGGGATGGATTCCAAGAAGCTGATCAAGTATCTATTTTTGAAGATATTACGAAAGAGACGGTACGTGTAACGCATAAAAGCAGAGTGGCAGATTGCTTACGGACAGCATTTCGGATAGCTTATGCAGAACGTGGGCCGGTATTATACGATATCCCAAGAGATTTGTTTTATGGGGAGTTAGAAGATCAAATTTTAGAACCCTATCAATACCGTATGGATGTGAGAGGTCCAGCAGATTTAGGGTCTATTGAAAGGGCAGTAACGTTATTAAAAGAAGCAAAATACCCAGTAATCATCTCTGGACGCGGGGTAGTTGATGCCGATGGGATGGATTCCGTTCGTCAAATAGCAGAGCATCTAACAGCACCAGTTGCGATGTCTTATATGCATAATGATGCGTTCCCTGCTGATCATCCGCTTTCAGTTGGTCCTATTGGTTATATGGGTTCCAAAGCTGCAATGCATACGTTGAAAAAAGCGGATGTTGTTTTAGCGATTGGTACACGATTATCCTATTTTGGAACGTTGCCATGTTATGACATCGATTATTTTCCGAAAAATGCAAAAATCATTCAAGTTGATATTAATCCACGTCAAATCGGGAGAAAGCATCCTGTCGAAGTAGGGTTAATTGGAGATGCGAAAGCAACCGCGGATGAAATGTATAACCAATTACAAGCAGCATTACCTTCTTCTGAGAAAAAGCTGGATAGGCTAGCAGAATTGAAAAGCGAGAAGGAAAAATGGGAAGAAGAATTAGTTGATTTGGCAATGGGGGACGGGAATCCGATTAATCCGCGTCGTGCGTTACTCGAATTAACAAAAGCATTGCCGGAAAATACGATTATATCGTCTGATATTGGCAACGTTTCATCCACGGCGAATGCATATTTAAAATTTAATCAGACAAGACGGCATATTGCAGCTTTAACATTTGGTAATACGGGATTTGCCTATCCTGCCGCATTAGGAGCGCAGTTGGCAGAACCTCATTCACCAGTAGTAGCCATTATCGGGGATGGCGCTTGGGGGATGAGCCTGCACGAAGTAAGTACAGCGGTAGAACAACAGATTCCAGTGATTGCCTGTGTATTTAATAATAAAGCATGGGCAGCGGAGAAAAAGAATCAAGTAGACTATTACGATAACCGTTTCATCGGATCAGATATCGAAGCACCGGAATTTGCTGAAGTGGCAACATCAATGGGAGCATTAGGATATACCATTGATAATCCAGAGGATATTGCTCCAATCGTAAAAGAAGCGCTTGAACAACGAAAACCGGCAGTCTTAAATATTTATGTGGATGGGACACAGCTTGCTCCGCCATTTCGCAGGGATGCCTTAAAAATGCCGAAGCGTTTTCTAGATAAGTATAAACATTTGGATTATGATGTCTGGGGAAAATAA
- the iolC gene encoding 5-dehydro-2-deoxygluconokinase encodes MTQIKVYTMGRVLVDLYANQSGVPLDKTDMFHKYVGGSAANTAIGLGRLGINVGLISRVGNDIFGKYIKDRLTSEGVDIKLLRTDPDYPTALVFAAPFPPNDSEVLHYGYPNAHSQINVEDVKFDPLESERILVVAATSLSTPSSREATLWALKENRNHGGCNVIDVDWRPVFWQKETDAQKYYDAALEFTDVVLANEPELEFAGRSTDPEQAANRILSLGVSEVVAKRGGKGCFHFTRENICKVDPYPVSVVNTLGAGDGFGAAYVYALLQKWPVEHRISFASAAGAIVVSRHSCSEAMPSLEEIEALIHTNRIVGTFTN; translated from the coding sequence ATGACTCAAATCAAAGTATATACAATGGGTCGTGTTTTAGTCGATTTGTACGCCAATCAAAGTGGCGTTCCCTTGGATAAAACGGATATGTTCCATAAGTATGTAGGCGGCTCTGCAGCTAATACGGCCATTGGGCTAGGGCGCCTGGGAATAAATGTTGGACTGATCAGCAGGGTAGGGAATGATATATTCGGTAAGTATATTAAAGATCGCTTAACTAGTGAAGGGGTAGATATAAAGCTGTTACGTACGGATCCGGATTACCCAACTGCGTTAGTATTTGCTGCGCCATTTCCACCAAATGATTCGGAGGTATTGCATTATGGTTATCCCAATGCGCATTCACAAATAAATGTAGAGGACGTCAAGTTTGATCCTTTAGAATCCGAACGTATTCTTGTCGTGGCAGCAACGTCTCTCTCTACGCCATCTAGTCGGGAAGCAACCTTATGGGCATTAAAAGAAAACCGGAATCATGGTGGTTGTAATGTGATAGACGTAGACTGGAGACCTGTATTTTGGCAAAAAGAAACAGATGCGCAAAAATATTATGATGCTGCTTTAGAATTTACCGATGTCGTTTTGGCAAATGAACCAGAATTGGAATTTGCTGGCCGTAGTACGGATCCGGAGCAGGCAGCAAACAGAATATTATCTTTAGGCGTTTCTGAAGTGGTAGCCAAGCGGGGAGGTAAGGGGTGTTTTCATTTCACCAGAGAAAACATATGTAAAGTAGATCCTTATCCAGTTTCCGTCGTGAACACGTTAGGTGCTGGTGATGGATTCGGAGCTGCTTATGTCTATGCGTTATTACAAAAATGGCCCGTGGAACATCGAATCAGCTTTGCCTCTGCAGCTGGAGCGATTGTAGTAAGCCGTCATAGTTGTTCCGAAGCAATGCCATCGCTGGAAGAAATAGAAGCATTAATCCATACAAATAGGATAGTCGGAACGTTTACAAATTAA
- a CDS encoding zinc-dependent alcohol dehydrogenase, which yields MKALHLIRNETFVLKETPVPQIVEDEMLIKVAYTGICGSDLSIRAGKNPRVTYPLIMGHELSGEVVEMGSACTGEIRLGDAVTVNPLLSCGQCELCMQGWTHLCRNFGLYGIDVDGAFADYIKVKGRHVHKVPDEVSLDTAALTEPFAVGIHAVERSHLTIGDKVFVLGGGPIGLMVALAARAAGAELVAVSEMSDDRLHIIRELGFIAIDAKKYRLLDKVHDLTNGMGADIVFDAAAVKKTSAQMTSILRTRGTAVIVGLQREPVPVDLGDVNLRELKVLGTMVYTNKSFRTAVKRLPETKELQKLISHKLPLEKFEEGFSSAISKNGMKILLKS from the coding sequence ATGAAGGCTTTACATTTGATTCGAAACGAAACATTCGTATTAAAAGAGACCCCTGTACCACAAATCGTGGAGGACGAGATGTTAATAAAAGTTGCGTATACAGGAATATGTGGATCAGATTTATCCATACGAGCTGGAAAAAACCCGCGTGTTACATATCCCTTGATCATGGGACATGAACTATCCGGTGAGGTGGTTGAAATGGGAAGTGCATGTACAGGAGAAATAAGGCTTGGAGATGCTGTCACCGTGAACCCGCTCCTATCTTGCGGGCAATGTGAGCTATGTATGCAAGGATGGACGCATTTATGTCGTAACTTTGGTCTGTATGGAATCGATGTAGATGGTGCATTTGCTGATTATATCAAAGTGAAAGGTCGCCATGTTCATAAAGTACCGGATGAAGTAAGTTTGGACACTGCAGCTCTCACGGAACCTTTTGCGGTGGGGATTCATGCAGTGGAGCGTTCGCATCTTACCATTGGTGATAAGGTCTTCGTACTTGGTGGAGGGCCGATTGGGCTTATGGTTGCTTTAGCAGCTAGAGCGGCAGGTGCGGAACTGGTTGCAGTTAGTGAAATGAGTGATGATCGCCTGCACATCATAAGGGAATTAGGATTTATAGCTATTGATGCCAAAAAATATCGTTTACTAGATAAGGTGCATGATTTAACGAATGGAATGGGGGCAGACATCGTCTTTGATGCAGCTGCTGTTAAGAAAACTTCTGCTCAAATGACAAGTATCCTTCGCACGAGAGGAACTGCTGTCATCGTGGGACTTCAAAGAGAGCCCGTTCCGGTTGATCTCGGTGACGTGAACCTGAGGGAATTAAAAGTTCTTGGGACAATGGTTTATACGAACAAAAGCTTTCGCACGGCCGTAAAGCGATTACCTGAAACAAAAGAACTGCAAAAACTGATTAGTCATAAGCTGCCGTTAGAAAAATTCGAGGAAGGATTTTCATCAGCTATTTCTAAAAATGGGATGAAAATTTTATTAAAAAGTTAG
- a CDS encoding TRAP transporter substrate-binding protein yields MKKYVGFIAIMLITFAILQGCGNTEADEASSADGNGGEKIVLKLAHTNAPSDQDPYTAISEEFKSIVEERTDGQVEVEIYPGGQMGGEQSAIQKVQNNVLQATMVAVNNASEYSPSLGAFDLPYMFEDVDQFRKIIDENRDVLNEKLEEDANLEALAWTQQGFRVISSSKPINTMDDMRGFKIRVPENNLQIETFKALGAEPTPMAFDELFSGLQQKVVDGQENPYVSIYTNRFQEVQDYVTETHYKLWVGPFLINKDFLDGLPEDVQTVIREAGLEVGTYSDEIITQQEEEAKNAIEESGVELLGAPEDEEVWREKSLEIWPDFYDDIGDPAILDSFMESVGREKP; encoded by the coding sequence ATGAAAAAGTATGTAGGGTTTATAGCAATCATGTTGATAACGTTCGCAATTCTGCAGGGGTGTGGGAATACAGAAGCTGATGAAGCATCTTCTGCCGATGGGAACGGAGGTGAAAAGATTGTACTTAAATTAGCGCATACCAATGCCCCGAGTGATCAAGATCCCTATACAGCAATAAGTGAAGAGTTTAAAAGTATTGTGGAAGAGAGAACGGATGGACAAGTTGAAGTCGAAATTTATCCGGGTGGACAAATGGGAGGCGAACAGAGCGCGATTCAAAAGGTTCAAAACAATGTGTTACAAGCAACGATGGTTGCTGTGAACAATGCATCTGAATATAGTCCTTCGCTGGGCGCTTTCGACCTTCCTTATATGTTCGAGGATGTCGATCAGTTTCGAAAGATTATAGACGAAAACAGGGATGTATTAAATGAAAAGCTTGAAGAAGATGCCAACCTTGAAGCGCTTGCTTGGACACAACAAGGATTTAGGGTCATCAGCAGTAGTAAACCAATCAATACGATGGACGATATGAGAGGGTTCAAAATCAGGGTTCCTGAAAATAATTTGCAAATAGAAACTTTCAAAGCGCTAGGTGCGGAGCCAACGCCAATGGCTTTTGATGAGTTATTTAGTGGATTACAACAAAAAGTAGTGGACGGACAAGAAAATCCCTATGTCAGTATATACACCAATAGATTCCAAGAGGTACAGGATTATGTTACGGAGACACATTATAAACTTTGGGTAGGTCCCTTCTTAATCAATAAAGATTTCTTGGATGGATTACCTGAAGATGTTCAAACAGTCATTAGGGAAGCAGGATTAGAAGTTGGGACATATAGCGATGAAATTATAACGCAACAAGAAGAAGAGGCCAAAAATGCAATCGAAGAAAGTGGCGTTGAATTACTCGGGGCTCCGGAAGATGAAGAAGTATGGAGGGAAAAATCACTTGAAATTTGGCCAGATTTTTATGATGACATTGGCGATCCTGCGATTCTAGATTCTTTCATGGAATCTGTAGGCAGAGAAAAACCATAG
- a CDS encoding TRAP transporter small permease, translated as MKKKISWLYYHAEEIISGFLLASLIIILFVQVIGRYLFNTSFAATVELIQFAFLGLIYITASLGAKKGVHIRVTAHLKLLPEKIRNILAMVTDLIWISFNIFVVYQGLIMFNQMTSNSLYSPVMGWDMKYIFLIIPIGFLLQTIRIVESWMYTIRNKEVDSNAS; from the coding sequence ATGAAAAAAAAGATAAGTTGGCTGTATTATCATGCGGAAGAAATCATTAGTGGTTTTTTATTAGCGTCGCTTATAATAATTCTTTTTGTACAGGTTATTGGCAGATATTTATTTAATACATCATTTGCTGCAACTGTAGAGTTAATTCAATTTGCATTCCTTGGGCTGATTTATATCACTGCCAGCCTAGGTGCTAAGAAAGGAGTACATATTAGGGTTACTGCACATTTAAAACTGCTTCCTGAAAAAATAAGAAACATCTTGGCAATGGTGACGGACTTAATATGGATTTCTTTTAATATATTTGTGGTTTACCAAGGCTTGATTATGTTTAACCAGATGACAAGTAACTCCTTGTATTCTCCTGTAATGGGTTGGGATATGAAGTATATTTTTCTGATTATTCCGATTGGATTTTTATTACAGACCATTCGAATTGTGGAGTCCTGGATGTATACAATTCGAAACAAGGAGGTCGATTCCAATGCCAGTTGA
- a CDS encoding TRAP transporter large permease: protein MPVEILIWVLLFATLLLGVPVYVSLGIASVITLVYNGFPITMVSIDLFEVSKMYSLLAVPAFVLAGSLMEKGGMANQIVEIASMIVGRIKGGLGIVTILGSMFFAAMIGSGPGTVAAMGGLMIPSMLKAGYSREYAAGVSATGGTLGILMPPSNPLIVYGVIANLSITGLFAAGIVPAFITGLVLMLTAYALAKRAGYKGSTEDFTITYFAKTVYHNKWSLAAPFVILGVIYLGITTPVEASAIAVFYSLFVGIFITKQLKIRQIWESIKDTNITIAMLTVVVGVSVLFGELLTVEQIPQKFTEILLNISTNPYIVLFMIVLLLLILGMFMETLATIVILAPILLPAVTSVGINPYAFGIIWIITNEVAMLTPPLGVNLFVSMNISKLSLERVSKGALPYVFVLILLVIFFIFFPNVILFLPEMFGGI, encoded by the coding sequence ATGCCAGTTGAGATATTAATATGGGTGCTGTTGTTTGCGACGTTACTTTTGGGAGTACCCGTTTATGTTTCACTCGGTATAGCCTCTGTCATAACGCTAGTCTATAATGGTTTTCCGATTACCATGGTATCCATCGATTTATTTGAAGTATCTAAAATGTATTCTTTATTAGCCGTACCTGCTTTTGTTTTAGCAGGATCTCTGATGGAAAAAGGAGGGATGGCTAATCAAATTGTTGAGATAGCTTCTATGATTGTAGGACGGATAAAAGGTGGTTTGGGAATTGTCACAATCCTGGGTTCTATGTTTTTCGCAGCGATGATAGGGTCAGGTCCTGGTACCGTTGCTGCTATGGGCGGTTTAATGATTCCGTCTATGCTAAAAGCAGGATATTCCCGGGAATACGCAGCTGGTGTATCTGCAACAGGAGGAACTTTAGGCATATTAATGCCGCCCAGTAATCCATTAATCGTCTATGGAGTCATTGCCAATCTTTCTATAACAGGTTTGTTTGCTGCTGGTATCGTTCCTGCTTTCATAACAGGATTGGTTTTGATGTTAACAGCTTATGCCCTGGCAAAGAGAGCAGGGTATAAGGGGAGTACGGAAGATTTTACGATAACGTATTTTGCGAAAACAGTCTACCATAATAAATGGTCGCTGGCAGCACCGTTTGTAATTTTGGGAGTCATCTATTTAGGAATTACAACACCAGTTGAGGCCTCAGCAATTGCTGTGTTTTACTCTCTTTTTGTAGGTATATTTATTACGAAGCAACTAAAAATCAGGCAAATTTGGGAAAGTATAAAAGATACGAATATAACGATTGCGATGTTAACAGTTGTCGTTGGCGTTTCTGTGTTATTTGGAGAACTGTTAACCGTTGAACAAATCCCGCAAAAATTCACGGAAATATTACTGAATATAAGTACGAATCCGTATATCGTCTTGTTTATGATTGTTTTATTGTTACTTATTTTAGGCATGTTTATGGAAACATTAGCCACCATTGTGATACTGGCACCCATTCTATTACCTGCAGTAACAAGTGTAGGCATTAACCCGTATGCGTTTGGTATTATATGGATTATTACAAATGAAGTTGCCATGTTAACTCCACCATTAGGAGTCAACTTATTTGTTTCCATGAATATATCCAAATTATCGCTAGAAAGAGTATCTAAAGGGGCTTTGCCCTACGTATTTGTTTTGATTTTACTTGTGATCTTTTTTATCTTTTTCCCAAATGTTATTCTTTTTCTTCCAGAAATGTTTGGAGGAATCTAA
- a CDS encoding SDR family NAD(P)-dependent oxidoreductase, which produces MTRSNIPSMFSLKGKTALIVGGSSGIGRETAITFAEAGADVIVADINEENAKSVYHEMTKLGIKSKVLKVDVADASSVEQMINDLLSSFDSIDILVNSAGINSRVPAENLSEEDWDNVIDINLKGTFLCCKCVAKIMMKQKEGNIINLASMSGMIVNKDRTISAYCSSKGGVIMLTKSLAVEWAKYNIRVNALAPGYVMTPINPWMRDRQINKPTIDLIPMQRFAEPSEISATALFLASGASSYMTGSVLTVDGGYTSY; this is translated from the coding sequence ATGACACGTTCAAACATCCCATCAATGTTTTCATTGAAAGGGAAAACAGCACTTATTGTAGGAGGGTCATCAGGAATAGGAAGAGAAACTGCCATTACTTTTGCTGAAGCAGGGGCAGATGTCATTGTTGCAGATATAAACGAAGAAAATGCCAAAAGTGTTTACCATGAAATGACGAAACTTGGAATCAAATCAAAGGTGCTGAAAGTAGATGTGGCGGATGCTTCTTCCGTTGAGCAAATGATAAATGACTTATTATCCTCCTTTGATTCCATTGATATTTTAGTGAATAGTGCAGGAATCAATAGCCGTGTTCCAGCTGAGAATTTAAGTGAAGAAGACTGGGATAACGTGATCGATATCAATTTAAAAGGAACGTTTTTATGTTGTAAGTGTGTTGCTAAAATCATGATGAAGCAAAAAGAAGGTAATATTATTAATTTAGCATCGATGTCAGGGATGATTGTCAATAAAGATCGGACCATCTCTGCTTATTGTTCATCGAAGGGAGGCGTTATCATGCTGACCAAAAGCTTAGCTGTCGAATGGGCGAAATACAATATACGGGTAAATGCACTAGCTCCCGGTTATGTTATGACACCGATTAACCCGTGGATGAGAGACCGACAGATTAACAAACCGACGATTGACTTAATTCCTATGCAGCGGTTCGCAGAGCCCTCGGAAATTTCTGCAACTGCTTTATTCCTAGCGTCGGGAGCTTCAAGTTATATGACTGGTTCCGTTCTTACCGTTGATGGCGGATATACATCATACTAA
- a CDS encoding sugar phosphate isomerase/epimerase family protein, producing the protein MQKCIVVGEETKFGPIPIKGDLNDTLPYVSKLGYKYIELNLRSPFTLSMQELKNLLSDNDLKVAALSSGYPYFHENVSFTSKDSIQRKKAIHRINEYINLASLLETQVIIGSIRGTAVEEGDYEVFIDSLQQCLWHAEKMGVVLALEPINRYEMNLVNTVDDGLKIIHLLNSDNLKLILDTFHMNIEEKSIYDAISTAGDAISHFHVADSNRKPMGCGHLDFTRILEVLTSTGYNGALSAELLPLSDQEETVKLISAFFEGEGF; encoded by the coding sequence ATGCAAAAATGTATTGTTGTTGGCGAAGAAACAAAATTTGGACCAATCCCGATAAAAGGTGATTTAAATGATACCTTACCTTATGTATCCAAATTGGGATATAAATACATTGAATTGAATTTAAGAAGTCCTTTTACTTTAAGCATGCAAGAACTTAAAAATCTTTTGTCTGATAATGATCTAAAAGTAGCGGCTTTATCATCCGGATATCCTTATTTTCATGAAAATGTCAGTTTCACTTCTAAAGATTCCATTCAAAGAAAAAAAGCTATCCATCGAATCAATGAATATATCAATTTGGCAAGCTTATTAGAAACGCAAGTTATTATTGGATCGATTCGTGGCACAGCCGTGGAAGAAGGTGACTATGAAGTATTTATTGACTCTCTGCAACAGTGCTTATGGCATGCTGAAAAAATGGGAGTGGTCCTGGCGTTAGAGCCAATCAACCGTTATGAAATGAACCTGGTTAATACGGTCGATGATGGACTTAAAATAATCCATTTATTAAACAGTGATAATTTGAAACTGATTTTAGATACCTTTCACATGAACATCGAGGAAAAGTCTATATATGATGCTATTTCCACAGCTGGTGATGCTATTTCCCATTTTCACGTTGCTGATAGCAATCGTAAACCGATGGGATGTGGTCACTTAGATTTTACTAGGATTCTGGAGGTATTAACAAGTACAGGATACAATGGTGCTTTGTCTGCGGAATTATTACCTTTGTCGGATCAGGAGGAGACAGTAAAGTTGATATCTGCGTTTTTTGAAGGGGAGGGTTTTTGA
- a CDS encoding BglG family transcription antiterminator, giving the protein MFDITVRQAKLIQLMSDKEEYMPANYYANILNVSERTIFNDIANLEDEFNCFDIKFERKPNRGIRLSGDVVTSNLFYQQLLKNNKLQDNILYSALNRQILIVKWLLLENKILTYQFLSMELYVSTTSIMKDIDQIKRFIGDDVFLISDVKGTRIKGSEIGIQKSLKRFAYYVIKKQAYNYSIFSYVKELALLFDENVINHVEQTMKDMISVLDRDISEQYLKSLFIFLIILTERSSKGYHIKDIPMMDWERYETLTDYPLAVQICQQITSNMNFEFTDLEIQYISNQLFAHRVQVKINNKYIESFFSGDVQDMISKVSFAMGINLNSDERLYNSLIYHMFPMIYRMKTGVIIYNPLSDDIKRNYGILFQIVWYAIENFEKKYDIKLSDDDVTFITIYFQVAIERKTSMRKILVVCQTGMVTSDLIMNRIKKMLPANIHFKLIAKPMLDNEDISNVDFIISSVDLKEISIPTVYVSPVVSDEDLINIYRSYLKYSTTEQEEPIQESYSDEVSAYLDRKYLFLNEEPTDKQECLNTMINSFERNGIVTSEFKQSVFEREELGNTLVQSWIAAPHGEMTTVKETKIAVMSTRQPVKWNDESQVSLIILLAVAEKDMGKIRKLLGNMFRNILQLESMESEVKTFTDLEQLIQLFKK; this is encoded by the coding sequence GTGTTTGATATTACAGTACGTCAAGCAAAATTAATTCAATTAATGTCTGATAAAGAAGAATATATGCCAGCAAATTATTATGCAAACATCTTAAATGTTTCCGAACGAACTATTTTTAATGATATTGCAAATTTAGAAGATGAGTTCAATTGTTTTGATATAAAGTTTGAAAGAAAGCCAAATCGAGGGATTAGACTATCAGGAGACGTGGTAACTTCAAATTTATTTTATCAGCAGCTGTTGAAAAACAATAAATTACAAGACAATATTCTTTATTCGGCATTAAATCGGCAAATTTTAATTGTTAAATGGCTATTGTTAGAAAATAAAATCTTAACATATCAATTTTTATCTATGGAATTGTATGTCAGTACTACTTCTATTATGAAAGATATAGACCAAATAAAGCGATTTATAGGTGATGATGTATTTTTAATATCAGATGTAAAAGGAACAAGAATTAAAGGATCTGAAATTGGTATCCAAAAATCATTAAAACGTTTTGCTTATTACGTAATTAAAAAGCAAGCTTACAATTATTCAATATTTAGTTATGTTAAGGAATTAGCCCTTCTATTTGATGAAAATGTTATTAATCATGTTGAACAAACAATGAAAGATATGATTTCGGTCTTAGATAGAGATATTTCAGAACAATATTTAAAATCTTTGTTCATTTTTCTCATAATTTTAACAGAGCGCTCTTCTAAAGGTTATCATATCAAGGATATTCCTATGATGGATTGGGAGCGGTATGAGACTTTGACAGATTATCCGTTAGCAGTACAAATATGTCAACAAATTACTAGTAATATGAATTTTGAATTTACAGATTTAGAAATTCAATATATAAGCAATCAACTATTTGCTCATCGGGTTCAAGTAAAGATAAATAATAAATACATTGAAAGCTTCTTCTCGGGTGACGTTCAAGATATGATTTCAAAAGTCAGCTTTGCAATGGGGATTAATTTAAATTCAGACGAACGGTTATATAATTCGCTAATCTATCACATGTTTCCGATGATTTACCGAATGAAAACAGGTGTTATAATTTATAACCCTTTATCAGATGATATAAAAAGGAACTATGGTATTTTATTTCAAATAGTTTGGTATGCAATAGAAAACTTTGAAAAGAAATATGACATTAAATTGTCTGATGATGATGTTACCTTTATTACAATTTATTTTCAGGTTGCTATAGAGCGGAAAACATCAATGAGAAAGATTTTAGTAGTTTGTCAGACCGGGATGGTGACTTCTGATTTAATTATGAACCGTATTAAAAAAATGCTGCCCGCTAATATTCATTTTAAATTGATTGCTAAGCCTATGCTAGATAATGAAGATATTTCAAACGTAGATTTTATCATTTCTTCTGTTGATCTGAAGGAGATTTCTATCCCTACTGTCTATGTTTCTCCTGTTGTAAGTGATGAAGATTTAATAAATATTTATAGATCTTACTTAAAGTATTCCACCACTGAACAGGAAGAACCTATTCAGGAATCATATTCAGATGAGGTTTCGGCTTATTTAGATAGAAAATATTTGTTTTTAAATGAAGAACCAACTGATAAGCAGGAATGCTTAAATACAATGATTAATTCATTTGAAAGAAATGGTATTGTAACGAGTGAATTTAAACAAAGCGTCTTTGAAAGAGAAGAGCTAGGCAATACATTAGTACAAAGTTGGATTGCTGCGCCTCATGGAGAAATGACAACTGTAAAGGAAACCAAAATAGCTGTCATGTCAACTAGGCAGCCTGTTAAATGGAATGATGAATCACAAGTATCGTTAATTATTTTATTGGCTGTTGCTGAAAAAGACATGGGAAAGATACGCAAGTTATTAGGGAATATGTTTCGAAATATACTCCAGTTGGAATCAATGGAGAGTGAGGTGAAGACCTTTACAGATTTGGAACAATTAATCCAATTATTTAAAAAATGA
- a CDS encoding PTS sugar transporter subunit IIA, protein MMESLGLNHKFIASSFENASNQQELFDYVSNELIKGGYVKDSFKQALIKREKEYPTGLLMGDYSIAIPHTEIEHTKHSIISVIKLKNNIPFQLMENKQKTIYPDIVFVLVLKESSEHLNVLKGVMELFKDNQKKNLLLKAQSADEISALINKWNQEEEEK, encoded by the coding sequence ATGATGGAGAGTTTAGGTTTAAACCATAAATTTATAGCAAGTAGTTTTGAAAACGCTTCGAACCAACAAGAATTATTTGATTATGTTAGCAATGAACTAATAAAGGGAGGTTATGTTAAAGATTCATTTAAACAGGCTTTAATAAAAAGAGAGAAAGAATATCCAACGGGTTTATTAATGGGAGATTATTCTATTGCTATTCCTCATACTGAAATAGAACATACCAAACACTCTATTATTAGTGTTATTAAGCTTAAAAATAATATTCCATTTCAATTGATGGAAAACAAACAAAAGACAATTTATCCTGATATCGTATTTGTGTTAGTACTAAAAGAAAGTTCTGAGCATTTAAATGTATTGAAAGGGGTGATGGAACTTTTCAAAGATAATCAAAAGAAAAACTTGTTATTGAAGGCACAGTCCGCAGATGAAATTTCTGCACTTATAAACAAATGGAATCAAGAAGAGGAGGAAAAATAA